The following proteins come from a genomic window of Armatimonadota bacterium:
- a CDS encoding ABC transporter ATP-binding protein, giving the protein MAEISLRHVAKRYGDVNAIVGLSLDVTSGEFFCLLGPPGMGKTTVLRLIAGLDRPDQGEIFLDGEPVSGVRPGQRDVAMVFEDLALYPHMSGFDNIAHPLRMRRVASAEIRRRVYDVADLLNIRHLLMRLPHTYSGGEQQRVAIARAIVREPKVLLLDQPLSNLDAKVREMMIAELRRLQRRTQQTTIYATHDYEEALALGDRILVLHDGQVDQIGAPDEIYLRPATTFVATITGTPPMNLIPCRIRDRRAIAGELAVAVTDAAGEATLGIRPEHARMGAGLPATVGLIQPVGRRKIVEVTVGGIRLKALGDAAFQAERGAPVGITLDPDRVCFYDQAGRLTPARAVGPFMLVGAED; this is encoded by the coding sequence ATGGCTGAGATCTCCCTGCGCCATGTCGCCAAACGCTACGGAGACGTGAATGCGATTGTGGGGCTGAGTTTAGATGTCACTTCGGGGGAATTCTTTTGCCTTCTCGGCCCACCCGGTATGGGGAAGACCACCGTGCTGCGACTGATTGCCGGGTTGGATCGTCCCGATCAGGGAGAGATTTTCCTGGATGGCGAACCGGTGAGCGGGGTTCGGCCGGGACAGCGGGACGTGGCCATGGTCTTTGAAGATCTGGCGCTCTACCCGCACATGTCCGGCTTCGACAACATCGCACATCCTCTACGGATGCGGCGCGTGGCTTCGGCGGAAATCCGTCGCCGGGTGTATGATGTCGCCGACCTCCTGAACATTCGCCACCTTCTCATGAGGTTGCCACACACGTACAGTGGTGGGGAGCAGCAACGCGTCGCTATCGCCCGCGCTATCGTCCGCGAGCCCAAAGTCCTCCTGCTGGATCAACCCCTCAGCAACCTGGACGCCAAGGTGCGCGAGATGATGATCGCCGAGTTACGCCGACTGCAGCGGCGGACACAACAGACGACCATCTATGCCACTCACGATTACGAGGAAGCCCTCGCTTTGGGCGATCGGATTCTGGTGCTTCACGACGGTCAGGTAGATCAAATCGGCGCGCCTGATGAGATCTACCTTCGCCCGGCCACCACGTTCGTAGCCACCATCACTGGGACTCCGCCGATGAACCTGATTCCCTGTCGTATCCGCGATCGGCGGGCAATCGCTGGGGAACTGGCCGTCGCTGTCACGGATGCCGCTGGAGAGGCAACCCTCGGCATTCGACCTGAACACGCTCGTATGGGAGCTGGCCTGCCGGCGACGGTAGGTCTGATCCAGCCAGTAGGGCGGAGGAAGATCGTGGAGGTCACCGTGGGTGGCATTCGTCTGAAGGCCCTAGGTGACGCTGCGTTTCAGGCGGAGCGAGGGGCGCCGGTAGGGATTACCCTCGATCCGGACAGGGTGTGCTTTTATGACCAAGCCGGCCGACTCACGCCCGCGCGAGCAGTGGGTCCGTTCATGCTCGTTGGCGCAGAGGACTAG
- a CDS encoding MBL fold metallo-hydrolase — protein MSGDPPYNGTVNAAGSVRVCVLATGSAANSVLLEAGRTRLLVDAGLSAEATVRRLQSARVEAGSLGAILLTHEHDDHARSAGAVARLSGAPVLANEKTLRACAFLSGASHDRIDNARAFRIGEWTVEAVPVAHDAADPVGFVLSAYGVRVAIATDLGTVEDVFVERAAGADVVLLEANYDLRLMGVSPYPWFVRNRILSRQGHLSNDAAARAAVRLHTGSPQRVV, from the coding sequence ATGAGTGGCGATCCGCCTTACAATGGCACTGTGAACGCCGCCGGGTCTGTGCGGGTGTGCGTGCTCGCCACCGGCAGTGCCGCCAACTCCGTCCTGCTGGAAGCCGGCCGGACGCGGTTGCTCGTGGACGCGGGACTGTCCGCGGAGGCTACGGTGCGCCGGTTGCAGTCGGCGAGGGTAGAGGCGGGCTCGCTGGGGGCGATCTTGCTGACGCACGAGCACGACGACCACGCCCGGAGCGCCGGTGCGGTGGCACGGTTGAGTGGGGCACCGGTGCTGGCAAACGAGAAGACGCTGCGGGCGTGCGCTTTCCTCTCCGGGGCGTCCCACGACCGAATCGACAACGCCCGTGCGTTCCGTATCGGGGAGTGGACGGTGGAGGCGGTGCCGGTGGCGCACGACGCTGCCGATCCGGTGGGGTTTGTCTTGTCCGCCTACGGCGTGCGCGTGGCGATTGCGACGGATCTGGGTACGGTGGAAGACGTGTTCGTCGAGCGTGCGGCGGGCGCGGACGTGGTCTTGCTGGAGGCCAACTACGATCTGCGGTTGATGGGGGTGAGTCCCTACCCGTGGTTTGTCCGAAACCGCATCTTGAGCCGACAGGGGCACCTCAGCAACGACGCCGCCGCCCGGGCGGCGGTGCGGTTGCACACCGGGTCGCCGCAGCGGGTGGT
- a CDS encoding glycosyltransferase, with amino-acid sequence MAEIVLLHYTAPPVVGGVESVVGTHARLLRSAGYDVRIVAGRGGGRRLPAAILPLIYSRHAEIQRAHTSLHQGDPSLFERLRDRLADLLTPHLENRICLAHNVFTLAKNLPLTAALHELLSGGLRVRMVAWTHDLAWANPQDAGRMRDAYPWNLLKTARADVTYVAITEAVRDLLVRHLGIPAQGVAVVYTGTSVETLHGLQPQTLRILEMLPLRERFPVLLMPIRITRRKNLEMAIHIAVALRARGADPLIVVTGPLGVHNPTNRKYLADLQALRRGLGADDDVCFLAEHGIRCGPRVIGDLYLLCDAVLITSTLEGFGMPVAEAGMLRTPVFCTRIPAAVEVGGEFLTYFDPGDEPRTVAEKILTCLLGSDASRLRRRVAERFTWDAILNRQLLPLLERLARAPVRG; translated from the coding sequence ATGGCGGAGATCGTCCTGCTGCACTACACCGCGCCTCCGGTCGTCGGCGGCGTGGAATCGGTCGTCGGAACGCACGCGCGGTTGCTGCGAAGCGCCGGCTACGACGTCCGGATCGTCGCGGGGCGCGGGGGCGGCCGCCGCCTGCCGGCAGCGATCCTGCCCCTGATCTACTCTCGCCATGCGGAAATCCAGAGGGCACACACCTCGCTGCACCAAGGTGATCCCTCCCTGTTCGAGCGGCTGCGGGATCGGCTCGCCGACCTGCTCACGCCGCACCTCGAGAACCGGATCTGCCTCGCCCACAACGTCTTCACGCTGGCCAAGAACCTCCCCCTCACGGCCGCACTGCACGAGCTTCTGAGCGGGGGGTTGCGCGTGCGCATGGTGGCGTGGACGCACGATCTGGCGTGGGCAAACCCGCAGGACGCGGGCCGGATGCGCGACGCCTATCCTTGGAACCTGCTGAAGACTGCACGCGCCGACGTGACCTACGTCGCGATCACAGAAGCGGTCCGGGATCTCCTCGTCCGCCACCTCGGGATTCCCGCCCAGGGGGTGGCGGTCGTGTACACGGGTACGTCGGTCGAAACACTCCACGGGCTGCAACCGCAGACACTTCGAATTCTCGAGATGCTGCCCTTACGAGAACGGTTCCCGGTTCTGCTGATGCCGATCCGGATCACGCGGCGGAAGAACCTCGAGATGGCAATCCACATCGCGGTGGCGCTGCGGGCGAGAGGAGCCGACCCTCTTATCGTCGTCACGGGGCCGCTCGGCGTACACAATCCCACCAACAGGAAGTACCTCGCAGACCTGCAGGCCCTTCGCCGAGGGCTGGGCGCCGACGACGACGTCTGTTTCCTCGCCGAGCATGGGATCCGGTGCGGTCCGCGGGTGATCGGAGACCTGTATCTGCTCTGTGACGCGGTATTGATCACGAGTACGCTGGAAGGGTTCGGAATGCCGGTGGCGGAGGCCGGGATGCTGCGGACCCCCGTGTTCTGCACGCGCATACCGGCCGCGGTCGAGGTCGGGGGCGAGTTCTTGACGTACTTCGATCCCGGCGACGAGCCGCGCACGGTCGCGGAGAAGATCCTGACGTGTCTGCTCGGGAGCGATGCGAGCCGGCTGCGGCGGCGCGTCGCGGAACGCTTCACCTGGGACGCCATCCTGAACCGGCAGTTGCTCCCTCTGCTGGAGCGGCTGGCGCGGGCGCCGGTGAGAGGATGA